GCTGACAATCTGTATTATGCGATTCTTTATACGCTTTTTGGGGTCGCCTATTTTTTCATTTTTTATGGTCAGTTCAAGGAAAGACGACAGCGCCAACTGGAATTAGAGAACAAGAAAACCGAGCTTTCATTCTTGCGCTCTCAGGTGAATCCGCATTTCTTGTTCAACATGCTCAACAATATCTATTCCTTGATCAACATGGGTTCTGATAAAGCGCTTCTGGCGACTGATCGACTTAGCAAACTGTTGCGTTACAGCCTTTACGAGAGCGATGAGATGGTAACCGTGGAACATGAGGTGCAGTCCATTCATGACTATATAGCACTTCAGGAATTACGCTTTCGCGAAAGCGTACAAACCACCATCACCCTAGACCCGCAAAGCATTCACCACAAGATATTGCCGTTTGTACTCATGCCGCTGGTAGAAAATGCCTTCAAACATGGTGAAGTTACTGATGCCAATCATCCCGTAAGGATCGCTATCAAAGCGATGGGAGAATATCTTGATATCACGATCAGTAATAAAATTGCCGACAAAAATAAAGACGAAGTAGGCGGTATAGGCGTTGAGAATCTTGAGAAACGCCTACAACTTACCTATGGTGATCGGCATGTTTTTGAACGCAACATAGAAGATGGTCAGTTTATCATCCATATAAAATTACCTACGCAATGATCAAAGCTGTTTTACTCGATGATGAGCCGCTTGCGCTGGATTTATTAGAAAGTCATATTTCAAAAACCGATGGCATTAAGGTCGTGGGTGCTTTTACTAATCCTATCGAGGCGCTGCAAGAACTGGGAAAACTAAGTCCCGATGTGGTGTTTTCAGACATACAAATGCCTGAATTGAGTGGCGTTCAGTTTACTAAAATCATAGGTTCAAAAACCATGGTCGTTTTTACCACGGCTTACGATCAGTATGCGCTTGAAGGATATGATCTCAACGTGGTGGACTACCTGCTCAAGCCTATCAATCTAGAGCGTTTTCAAAAAGCGGTAGAGAAAATCAAGTCTAGATTACAGAAGGCTAGCACAGAACCTGAAAAGACTCCCGATTACATTTTTGTCAAAAGTGAGTACAAAACCCTCAAGATCAATCTAGCGGATATCCATTATATTAAGGGAATGGCAGATTATGTACAGATTGTCACAGCTGGAGATAAAATCATGACGCTGGAAAATCTCAAACATTTTGAAAAAACCCTGCCTTCAAGCAATTTTATGCGTGTTCACAAGAGTTACATAATCGCCATGGATAAAATTGAATTTATCGAGCGCAACCGTGCAGTACTTTTGGGAGATTACATTCCCGTGAGTGAGACTTATAAAAAAGTGTTTTTTGAGCGGGTAGGAGGGTGAGATTATTATTTAGCGCTTTAAAGTAGCCGAATTACATGTAATATGGCTAATTGTTAAAAATTTCTTGATGCAAAATTCAACCTAGTTACTGTCATATATTTGTAACCACATTACACATCTTTACACATGGTTACTAAAAATCATTACACTATAGGAGAAGCCGCGGAATATCTCGGTAAAAATCCAGAAACGTTACGCAGGTGGGATCAAGATGGTAAGCTAGTTGCACTTAGAGAGCCGAGTAGTAATTATAGGGTGTACAGCAAGGAACAACTAGAATCATTTAGTCCGTTCGAATCGAAAGAACAATTGGTTTCAAATTATGTAGAACCTAATAATGATTATCAAGTTCTTGAACTGTTTGCAGGTGCTGGCGGTTTTGCGATTGGGATGGAAAAAGCGGGTTTAAAATGTATGGCTCTCAATGAAGTCGATAAATGGGCTTGTCAAACTTTAAGAAAGAACAGACCAAACTGGAACGTGCTGGAGGGAGATATAAGGGACTTCAGCTTTAAAAA
This genomic interval from Nonlabens spongiae contains the following:
- a CDS encoding LytR/AlgR family response regulator transcription factor, which encodes MIKAVLLDDEPLALDLLESHISKTDGIKVVGAFTNPIEALQELGKLSPDVVFSDIQMPELSGVQFTKIIGSKTMVVFTTAYDQYALEGYDLNVVDYLLKPINLERFQKAVEKIKSRLQKASTEPEKTPDYIFVKSEYKTLKINLADIHYIKGMADYVQIVTAGDKIMTLENLKHFEKTLPSSNFMRVHKSYIIAMDKIEFIERNRAVLLGDYIPVSETYKKVFFERVGG
- a CDS encoding sensor histidine kinase, which codes for MKLKLGRFIAAFYAFFLLMEVLRELLRSSKYVDQFVSEPWDMTLLVLQSSVLFLAYAICTYLYLYYQYQKRAKWFHVLAVFAIALGIIGLRYLVEEVIIKSITGYGNYYEGTTAYYYIADNLYYAILYTLFGVAYFFIFYGQFKERRQRQLELENKKTELSFLRSQVNPHFLFNMLNNIYSLINMGSDKALLATDRLSKLLRYSLYESDEMVTVEHEVQSIHDYIALQELRFRESVQTTITLDPQSIHHKILPFVLMPLVENAFKHGEVTDANHPVRIAIKAMGEYLDITISNKIADKNKDEVGGIGVENLEKRLQLTYGDRHVFERNIEDGQFIIHIKLPTQ